In Fusarium oxysporum f. sp. lycopersici 4287 chromosome 9, whole genome shotgun sequence, the genomic stretch CTGTTTCTACCAAATCTGCCCCGGCTCCGCTGCCGCAATTCTCCCAGGCCGTCAAGCACAATGGCATGGTGTACTGCTCCGGAAACATCGGAGCCATTCCTGGGACCAATTTTGAGCTGGTAGAGGGAACAGTTAAAGATAGAGCGGTAAGCCTTTGGGGCATTCAGACCGTGCAATGTATGATGACTGACCATATGACTACAGCGACAAGCTATCAAGAACCTGGAAGCCATCCTCAAAGAGTCCGGCAGCAGCCTGAGAAATATCGTCAAGATGAACATCTACATCACAAATATGCAAAACTTTGCTCTTGTGAATGAGGCCTATGATGAGTTCTTTACTTTGGAGCCCAAGCCGGTATGTCAAGTTCCAAGCATAGTTCAACTCAACCACTGATGTCTCCCAGGCTAGAACTTGTGTAGCAGTCTTTCAGCTGCCGTTGGGAactgatgttgagattgagtgCACTGCAGCTCTCGACTAGGAAAAAGGGTAGATTTATAGTAACGGAACTCTAAATAAATGCACTAGAATGAAACATCTTCTCGACTGTTGCCTGATCTGATCACGTCCGACCTTTTCCCTACTCAACGGTCCGCATAGATgctcttgcccttgccctgcATAACTTCATGCACATAGTCCACGTACTTGATCGGCTCAAAGTCGGGGTAAAGGTCCTTGGTGCTGAGATAGCCCAGATACTTGGCGGGCTCGGGGAGATTGTCTTGACGGAACCACTCGCAGTAGAGATACTGAGGACCAGCAAGTCCAAAGATGAAGGGAAGACTCTTGTCACTCGCATCGTACTTGACTTGGGCGTCTGCGATGGTGGCCTCAATGTCCCTGGCAGGCATCTATACCTGTCAGTCATCATGTTTCAGTTCTGCCTATGAGAGATAGACTCACCAAATTACGTGGTATCTTTTCACCGCTGACCTCCTCCAAGTGAGTGTGAATCTCCTCCTGAGTCCAGACTTCGTTATAGGCAAAGACGTATTTGTTCAAGGTTCGGTCATCagtgatgatcttggcaacGTATTTTCCAACGTCTCTTAGGTCTGTCAAGCTCGTGGCATGAGAACCATCCTCAGCGACGACAGCGGCAGGAAATTTGAGAGCATAGTCAATCTttccagaaggaagagatggaagagagaCTTGATACCACATGCCAACGTCAACAACAGTGTAGGGAAGATAGATTTTCTTGAcgtggttgatgatggtctCTTTCTACAAAGTGGTTAGTAGCACTGACTGTTGACTTGCTATGTAACTTACAAACTCCCTAAGAAGCATAACACCTTCAGGAGGACAAGGCGGACCAAAAGCGCTGGGGAGGAATCGTTTGATTCCAGCTTCTTTGGAGGCATTTGCCAAAGCAATTTCAGGCCCAGTAGTGAAGGGTACAAGACAGCTGATGACTACGTCTTGACCGGTGAGAGCCTTGACGAGTTCATCGTGGTTGTTTTCGAGGTTGATAGGGACAACGGATACgcccttgttcttgatctgcTGGATTTCGGGTTTGTTGATGGAAGTAGGTCGCACAAATGCAGTCAATTTCTATAAAGGTGA encodes the following:
- a CDS encoding endoribonuclease L-PSP, encoding MAPQIEAVSTKSAPAPLPQFSQAVKHNGMVYCSGNIGAIPGTNFELVEGTVKDRARQAIKNLEAILKESGSSLRNIVKMNIYITNMQNFALVNEAYDEFFTLEPKPARTCVAVFQLPLGTDVEIECTAALD